The sequence CGTCCTTAATATTGGGGTCTCGGGCAACGGGGATGTGGAACAGCGAGCCTGCCGAAGCTCGCGCCACCTTGCAGCCCAACGGATCCACAGTCTCCCCTGCAAAAATAACGCCATCAGCGCCCATGGCATCGGAGGTCCTAATCAGCGTTCCTGCATTGCCTGGCTCGGACGTGAGCACTGGAACAGACACCAGCTTCGGCTTACCCGCCATAATCTTGCCCGCTGTCCACAGAACAGGACGGCACACAGCGAACAAACCTGTGCTCGTTGCCGTATCCGAGAGATGCTTCGCTGCCTTATCTGTGATGGGATGCACGTAGACGTCCATATATCCGCATGCCGTCACAATATGGGCAAAACGCTCCGCAGCTTTTTCGGTCACAAAAACGTCCGTCGCCGCACCCGTGGATACTGCCGCATCGACGGCGTTTTCGCCCTCAATAATGAAGCGCTCTGCCTTCTTGCGGTTGGCCGTTCGGTGCAGTTTGGCGGCATTGACCACGCGAGGGGTGCGCTCCGTAAAGGCAGCCGAAAAATCTAATTCCATGGCCTTGACCGTACCCACCAATCGGGGCATTGAAAAGTCCCGCCGCGAGTGCTACTCCCCCGTCTAAACATCAACCCTCACCCCAGGACGATGCGAGGGTTGATGATGGTGATAACGGGGAGACGTCGACAAGCACGGCACCGAAGTCCGCCAAGAATTCCTAGCGCAGGCCAACCTTTTGAGCCAGGTGAACAAGTGCCTGCGGGTTGATGCTGACAAGTCCGGTCTGCTGAGCAAGTGCCGCAAGCGCTGCCACTACAGCTGCGAGGATGCCCATACCGGCGGCAACGCCAGCGCCAAAGTTCGTGCTGCTGCCAGCTTCCCCATCGTGTTTCGGGGTCTTGCTGGGCTCGGACGGTTTCTCATCTTCGGACGGCTTCGGGGCTTCCTCGGACGGAGACTCGTCGCCCGAAGCAGTGGCACCTTCAGTCCACCACTGGTCGAAGACGAGATTGGCCACCGTGGTGTTGTCAATGAAATCACCACGCACCGGATCGGTTCCCGCAGCGTGAGCCTTAATGTCCGCAGAACCTGCGCCCTTGAAGAAGAATGGAACAAGCTGGTTCGTGTGCTGGCCGGAGTACCAGCCGTGGCGGCCAACCTCCTCCTTTGCGCCTACCATAGCGTTGAACTTGTTGTCCGCTTCGGGGTTCTTGTCCGTCGGAACCTCGTTGGCACCAGACAAGTATCCAGTCTCGTGGTCAGCGGTGACGATGAGGAGGGTGTCCTCCCAGGAGGAGTTCTTTTCAACCCACTCAATCGCCGCATCGACGGCCTTGTTGAAGTCCTGGGTTTCCTCAATATCGCGTACCGGGTTATTGCCGTGTCCAGCCCAGTCGATGGCACCGCCTTCAATCATGACGGAGAATCCATCGTCATCCTGGCCCAGCGCATTCAGCGCACCGGTAGTCATAGTGGGCAGATCCACAACATCGTTGAGTTTGTCCGAGTACGGGGCCTCGGCCTCACCGGTGCGGGAATTCTGGAGGGTGGAGCCTACCTGGGCGATGCCCCAGTACTTCGTGCCCGGCTCGACGTCACCGCCGGCCATCTTCTGAAAGTCATCGTTGGACTCAAAGTAGGTCCAATCAGTCTGGCCCTCAGATAGCTTGGCGTAATCATCCTCGTAGATGAAGCTGTAGTCCGGAGTATCGAGCTTCTCATGGTCGTTGTTGTAGAAGGGGTGGCCAGCGGCCATCACAAGGTCGAGGTCGCTGCCGAGCATCTCCTTGGTAATGTCCTGCAGCTTATCGCGGTCCATGTTGTGTGCGGCCCACGCAGCAGGAGTTGCCTCGGAGTAGGCCACCGAAGAGACTACGCCGGCAGACTTTCCCTGCTTCTTCGCACGCTCCGACATGTTTTCTTCCTTCATGCCGTAGTGCGACATGCCGAGGATTCTGTTGTTGGTCTTAACGCCAGTCGCCATAGCTGTACCCGCGGCAGCAGAGTCCGTGATCTTGCCCTCCGTGACATACTCATGGGTCTTCCACGCCTGTTCCGGATCGTAGGAACCACCCATAGGGAACGTTGCCATGGACAGTCGGTTGAACTCCTCATAGGACTGAACCGGCTCGCCGTCCTTCTCTTTAAGTTCCTCATCGCCGAAGTCACCGTCGACGAGGTACTTCGACTGACCTGTCTCATAGAGATTGGTCAAAGCTAGGTGGCCATAGCCCATGCCATCACCAATCATGTAGATGATGTTCTTGGGGCCAGTGTGAGTATCCTCAGCGGCAACCGCTGGGCTCATACCCAGGGCAGCAACGGAGGCAGAAGTTACAACTGCCACGGCAGAGGTGGCGAAACGCGAGAGTGTCATCTGTGAAGTTATCCTTGCGAAACGTGACGAGTAATGAACAGCTGGAAGATTAATATTCACGCGTGACAGCCGGGCTACTGGTCTGTATATAGAAGATGAATGAATAAATAACAACTATCGCGTTGGATC is a genomic window of Corynebacterium singulare containing:
- a CDS encoding TrmH family RNA methyltransferase — protein: MELDFSAAFTERTPRVVNAAKLHRTANRKKAERFIIEGENAVDAAVSTGAATDVFVTEKAAERFAHIVTACGYMDVYVHPITDKAAKHLSDTATSTGLFAVCRPVLWTAGKIMAGKPKLVSVPVLTSEPGNAGTLIRTSDAMGADGVIFAGETVDPLGCKVARASAGSLFHIPVARDPNIKDVLGKLRSSGMQVLATAADGEVDLADADLSQPTAWLFGNEAHGLGDLQDEADMRVRIPILGRAESLNLATAASICLYESAKQQAI
- a CDS encoding alkaline phosphatase, coding for MTLSRFATSAVAVVTSASVAALGMSPAVAAEDTHTGPKNIIYMIGDGMGYGHLALTNLYETGQSKYLVDGDFGDEELKEKDGEPVQSYEEFNRLSMATFPMGGSYDPEQAWKTHEYVTEGKITDSAAAGTAMATGVKTNNRILGMSHYGMKEENMSERAKKQGKSAGVVSSVAYSEATPAAWAAHNMDRDKLQDITKEMLGSDLDLVMAAGHPFYNNDHEKLDTPDYSFIYEDDYAKLSEGQTDWTYFESNDDFQKMAGGDVEPGTKYWGIAQVGSTLQNSRTGEAEAPYSDKLNDVVDLPTMTTGALNALGQDDDGFSVMIEGGAIDWAGHGNNPVRDIEETQDFNKAVDAAIEWVEKNSSWEDTLLIVTADHETGYLSGANEVPTDKNPEADNKFNAMVGAKEEVGRHGWYSGQHTNQLVPFFFKGAGSADIKAHAAGTDPVRGDFIDNTTVANLVFDQWWTEGATASGDESPSEEAPKPSEDEKPSEPSKTPKHDGEAGSSTNFGAGVAAGMGILAAVVAALAALAQQTGLVSINPQALVHLAQKVGLR